From one Malus sylvestris chromosome 1, drMalSylv7.2, whole genome shotgun sequence genomic stretch:
- the LOC126623876 gene encoding glycosylinositol phosphorylceramide mannosyl transferase 1-like — MRGNVWNRRTVQRLRQLLISTVGSMKVKLLLCCCIGFTLIVLASRASDFMGWTSHTAALERFSDSRKGYSIVMNTWKRYDLLKQSISHYSRCPRLDSIHIVWSEPSPPSDSLRKFLDHIVHLNTRDGRQVELKYDINKEDSLNNRFKEIKDLRTDALFSIDDDVIFPCSSVEFAFDVWQSASDTMVGFVPRMHWIDPKGDKNHYIYGGWWSVWWTGTYSMVLSKAAFFHKKYLSLYTNEMPASIKEFITKNRNCEDIAMSFLVANATGAPPIWVKGKIFEIGSTGISTLGGHTEKRTNCVDRFVAGFGRMPLVPTSVKAVDSRNIWFW, encoded by the exons ATGAGAGGGAACGTGTGGAACCGTCGGACGGTACAGAGGCTGCGGCAGTTGCTGATCTCGACCGTTGGATCGATGAAGGTGaagcttctgctgtgctgttgCATCGGATTCACGCTCATCGTGCTCGCCAGTCGAGCTTCGGATTTCATGGGATGGACGAGTCACACTGCGGCTCTGGAACGGTTCTCGGATTCCCG GAAAGGATACTCTATTGTAATGAACACATGGAAGAGATATGATCTTCTGAAGCAGTCTATTTCTCACTATTCTAGATGTCCTCGGCTTGATTCAATACATATTGTGTGGAGTGAGCCAAGTCCTCCGTCAGATTCTCTCAGAAAATTTCTGGACCACATTGTACATCTGAACACTAGAGATGGGCGACAAGTTGAATTGAAATACGATATCAATAAGGAAGACAGTTTGAACAACAGATTTAAAGAAATTAAGGATTTGAGAACAGATGCCCTTTTTTCAATCGATGATGATGTTATATTCCCTTGTTCTTCAGTGGAATTTGCTTTCGATGTTTGGCAAAGTGCATCGGATACAATGGTTGGCTTTGTGCCTCGTATGCACTGGATTGATCCG AAAGGTGATAAGAATCACTACATATACGGTGGATGGTGGTCGGTTTGGTGGACAGGTACATACAGTATGGTACTGTCTAAGGCAGCCTTCTTCCACAAAAAGTACCTAAGTTTGTACACAAATGAAATGCCAGCATCAATCAAAGAGTTTATAACCAAAAACAG GAACTGTGAAGACATTGCAATGTCCTTTCTTGTAGCAAATGCAACTGGTGCTCCCCCTATATGGGTGAAAG GTAAAATATTCGAGATTGGTTCAACTGGCATCAGTACCTTAGGAGGTCATACTGAAAAAAGAACCAACTGCGTCGATAGGTTTGTTGCCGGGTTTGGACGGATGCCATTGGTACCCACATCCGTGAAGGCCGTTGACAGCCGCAACATCTGGTTTTGGTGA
- the LOC126623847 gene encoding uncharacterized protein LOC126623847: MGSRIVPCSKSWQSTMQISAPVSSSSSKASSVSVSFPSVTKPCGRSSGALGCGFVRWLNSSGSGDSKRRRTSNQSCRSKFDDFSYEELSDQIEGLVQRFNLSEDGDENVEEPAFVASKTSKTSNISPILTYPEGENSKGGGFSTRFSSFKFSALEPSLLGIHPEPPDWPERSEIVRTAMERKANSLEFPVSLRLIKKKQRQQREEGPKGGAGEITSCSLNKAFSSMVFIIHELHSHALSIRESLYSEDLQEVIATVQKREMSMSFVWLFQQVFSGSPTLMVYVMILLANFSVYSMNCNVVAAAPLPVMAETLTETETEEQPYSKPDYISDNDSTRVVKRTSNEGSKADFLDNVTSESSIRHAIVDLEKMYGVSLFNDKEFTAEEDVKLWNSVMEEASRMQSEMRDEALDHATVQQFVSPITVNIEPDYHEHYFRTDLLYQMGLAQDPQNALLLSNYAQFLHVVARDHDRAEECFRRAVQGEKPDAEALTRYADFLWIVRKDLWGAEERYQQAVAEEPDNPYYASRYANFLWSTGAEDTCFPLSTS; the protein is encoded by the exons ATGGGTTCCAGAATCGTACCCTGTTCTAAGAGCTGGCAGAGCACGATGCAGATTTCAGCAccagtttcttcttcttcgtcgaaAGCGTCGTCGGTTTCGGTTTCTTTCCCTTCTGTGACAAAACCATGTGGAAGAAGCAGTGGAGCTCTGGGTTGCGGGTTCGTTCGTTGGTTAAACTCTTCCGGGTCGGGTGATTCGAAACGTCGACGTACTTCGAACCAGTCTTGCAGATCAAAGTTTGATGATTTCTCGTACGAAGAATTGTCGGACCAGATTGAGGGATTGGTGCAAAGGTTCAATCTTTCCGAGGACGGTGACGAGAACGTCGAGGAACCGGCTTTTGTGGCGTCGAAGACCTCTAAAACCTCGAATATCTCTCCGATTTTGACTTACCCAGAAGGCGAAAACAGCAAAGGCGGCGGCTTTTCGACGCGGTTTTCAAGCTTCAAGTTCAGTGCGTTGGAACCCTCTCTGCTCGGGATTCATCCGGAGCCGCCGGACTGGCCGGAGAGAAGCGAAATCGTCAGAACCGCCATGGAAAGAAAGGCCAACAGCCTCGAGTTTCCGGTTTCGCTCCGGCTAATCAAGAAGAAGCAGCGGCAGCAAAGGGAAGAGGGTCCTAAAGGAGGAGCAGGGGAGATTACTTCTTGCTCCCTGAACAAGGCATTCTCTTCCATGGTGTTTATAATCCATGAGCTCCATAGCCACGCTTTGAGTATAAGGGAAAGTTTGTACTCTGAAGATTTGCAGGAGGTGATAGCGACGGTGCagaagagagagatgagcaTGTCATTTGTATGGTTGTTCCAGCAGGTGTTTTCGGGGTCGCCGACTTTGATGGTTTACGTGATGATCTTGCTGGCGAATTTCAGTGTGTATTCGATGAATTGCAATGTTGTTGCTGCAGCACCTCTGCCTGTTATGGCCGAGACTTTGACCGAGACTGAGACAGAGGAACAACCCTACTCGAAACCCGATTATATTTCCGATAACGATTCTACTAGGGTTGTGAAAAGGACCTCGAATGAGGGCAGTAAGGCCGATTTTCTTGACAATGTGACCTCGGAAAGTTCAATCAGGCATGCCATTGTTGATCTTGAGAAGATGTATGGTGTCTCCTTGTTCAATGATAAGGAGTTCACTGCAGAGGAGGATGTGAAGTTGTGGAACTCTGTGATGGAGGAAGCTTCGAGAATGCAATCAGAAATGAGGGATGAGGCTCTTGATCACGCAACGGTGCAGCAATTCGTGTCACCGATAACTGTGAATATTGAACCAGATTATCATGAGCACTACTTTAGGACTGACCTTTTGTACCAGATGGGTTTAGCTCAGGATCCTCAGAATGCACTTCTGCTCTCAAACTATGCACAATTCCTCCATGTCGTGGCTCGCGATCACGATAG GGCCGAGGAGTGCTTCAGGCGTGCCGTGCAAGGGGAGAAACCAGACGCTGAGGCTTTGACCCGGTACGCGGACTTCTTGTGGATAGTAAGGAAAGACCTGTGGGGTGCAGAAGAGAGATACCAGCAAGCAGTGGCAGAGGAGCCAGACAATCCCTATTACGCCTCCAGATATGCCAATTTCCTCTGGAGCACTGGCGCCGAAGATACTTGCTTCCCTCTCAGTACATCCTAG
- the LOC126623866 gene encoding UDP-glycosyltransferase 76F1-like — protein MEQSKGRRVILFPLPFQGHINPTLELANILHSKGFSIAIIYTNFNSLNPSTLNPHFTYHSIPVDLTENEDSIKDPTLHLSILNAKCVEPFRECLAGLLSDDVNSEDPIACLITDPIFDFTRSVAESFKLPRIVLRTGGAASFAVYAAFPLLKEKGYLPIPDSRLEEPVTELLPIKVKDLPMMPDCDPEDFYQLITNMANEPKASHGLIFNTFEDLEGQELATLRQEYYPNIPIFSLGPFHKCGPTTSSSSTSLLAQDQSCISWLNTQAPKSVAYVSFGSIAEIDQVQFLEVAWGLANSGQPFLWVVRPGLVQELDWLEALPNGFLEALNERAHVVKWAPQKEVLAHPAVGVFWTHCGWNSTLESICEGVPMICTPCFSDQMVDARFVSDVWKVGLQLEHGIERGEVERTIRRLMVEKEGEEIKERALKLMEKANLSLKEGGSSYQSLDGLVNHILSL, from the exons ATGGAGCAAAGCAAAGGCAGGAGAGTCATCCTCTTCCCACTGCCCTTCCAAGGGCACATAAACCCTACGCTAGAACTGGCCAACATTCTGCATTCCAAAGGCTTCTCCATAGCCATCATCTACACCAACTTCAACTCCCTCAATCCTTCAACCCTAAACCCACACTTCACCTACCATTCAATCCCTGTTGACTTGACAGAAAACGAAGACTCCATCAAGGATCCCACCCTTCATCTTTCTATTCTAAATGCTAAATGTGTTGAGCCTTTCAGAGAATGCTTGGCCGGGTTGTTATCCGACGATGTTAATTCGGAGGACCCCATTGCATGCTTGATCACGGATCCTATCTTCGACTTCACTCGATCGGTTGCAGAGAGCTTTAAGCTGCCGAGGATCGTGTTAAGGACCGGGGGTGCCGCTTCCTTCGCTGTTTATGCTGCATTTCCACTTCTCAAGGAAAAGGGTTACCTACCAATACCAG ATTCTCGACTAGAAGAGCCAGTGACGGAACTTTTACCTATCAAAGTTAAAGATCTACCAATGATGCCTGATTGTGACCCTGAAGATTTCTATCAACTGATAACCAACATGGCAAATGAACCCAAGGCTTCTCATGGACTCATCTTCAATACTTTTGAAGATCTTGAAGGACAAGAACTTGCCACACTTCGCCAAGAATATTACCCCAATATTCCAATTTTCTCACTAGGTCCATTTCACAAGTGTGGCCCTAcaacctcttcttcttcaactaGTTTGTTAGCACAAGACCAAAGTTGCATTTCATGGCTAAACACTCAAGCGCCAAAATCTGTTGCTTATGTTAGCTTTGGGAGCATTGCCGAGATAGATCAAGTTCAATTTTTGGAGGTTGCTTGGGGGTTGGCCAACAGTGGCCAACCTTTTTTGTGGGTGGTTCGACCTGGATTAGTTCAAGAGTTGGATTGGCTTGAAGCGTTGCCTAACGGGTTTCTAGAAGCGTTGAACGAGAGGGCCCATGTCGTGAAATGGGCTCCACAAAAAGAAGTGTTGGCCCACCCAGCAGTCGGAGTCTTTTGGACTCACTGTGGTTGGAATTCTACATTGGAAAGCATTTGTGAAGGCGTACCTATGATTTGTACGCCATGTTTCAGTGATCAAATGGTGGATGCAAGATTTGTGAGCGATGTTTGGAAGGTAGGGTTGCAGTTGGAGCATGGGATTGAGAGAGGTGAGGTTGAAAGAACAATTAGAAGACTGATGGTTGAGAAAGAAGGGGAAGAGATCAAAGAGAGAGCCTTAAAGTTGATGGAAAAGGCAAATCTTTCCCTCAAAGAAGGTGGCTCTTCGTACCAATCTTTAGATGGCTTGGTTAATCATATTTTATCCTTATAA
- the LOC126625664 gene encoding nematode resistance protein-like HSPRO2: MVDLDWKAKMVSSNIPSKSSKLSTKLHVSVPGSFRSAAQVQTDISAASEMSCSTYEHYLRLPELREFWSSHDFPSWKNESILKPALQALEISFRFVSTVLSDPRPYSNRREWKRRLESLTTSQIQLIAMLIEDDEEDSETRGLAPIVDLSTSNGELARDGSMAEVWSSGEHTVVSRTSEASLLPRLATWQKSEGMAQKILYSIECEMSNCPYSLGLGEPNLAGKPNLDYDAVCKPSELHSLRKSPYDAHVDNYENQTVYATHQVLESWVHVCRELLMRVVSRIESRDLEKAASDCYVIERIWKLLAEIEDLHLLMDPADFLRLKNQLRIKTVDDTESFCFRSKALVEVTKLCKELRHKVPYILGVEVDPKGGPRIQEAAMRLYSEKKAESDSESVSEKIHLLQALQAIESALKRFYYAYKQALVVLMGSLEAKGNQVVVSPEACDSLSRIFLEPTYFPSLDAAKTFLGDSLNHGLHGGDRRKQ; this comes from the coding sequence ATGGTAGATTTAGATTGGAAAGCAAAGATGGTCTCCTCCAACATACCCAGCAAATCCTCCAAACTCTCCACCAAGCTCCACGTCTCGGTTCCCGGTTCGTTTCGCTCCGCCGCCCAAGTTCAGACCGATATTTCCGCCGCCTCCGAAATGTCCTGCTCCACCTACGAGCACTACCTCCGCCTCCCGGAGCTCCGAGAGTTCTGGAGCTCCCACGACTTTCCATCGTGGAAAAACGAGTCGATTCTCAAGCCGGCTCTCCAAGCTCTCGAAATCTCGTTCCGGTTCGTCTCGACCGTTTTGTCCGACCCTAGACCGTACTCAAACCGGCGCGAGTGGAAGCGCCGGCTTGAGTCGCTCACTACCAGCCAGATACAGCTCATCGCGATGTTGATCGAGGACGACGAGGAAGACAGCGAGACGCGCGGATTGGCGCCGATCGTCGATCTCAGCACGTCGAACGGGGAGCTGGCCCGCGACGGGAGCATGGCGGAGGTGTGGAGTTCGGGGGAGCACACGGTGGTCAGCCGCACCAGCGAGGCCAGCTTGCTACCTCGGCTCGCCACGTGGCAGAAATCGGAAGGGATGGCGCAGAAGATACTGTACTCGATCGAGTGCGAGATGAGTAACTGTCCGTACTCGTTGGGTCTGGGGGAGCCGAACCTCGCCGGGAAGCCGAACCTGGATTACGACGCCGTATGCAAGCCGAGCGAGCTGCATTCCCTGAGGAAGAGCCCGTACGACGCCCATGTCGACAACTACGAGAACCAGACGGTGTACGCCACGCACCAGGTCCTCGAGTCGTGGGTCCACGTTTGCCGGGAGCTTCTCATGCGCGTGGTAAGCCGCATCGAATCTCGAGACTTGGAAAAGGCCGCGAGCGACTGTTACGTGATCGAACGGATATGGAAGCTCCTCGCGGAGATAGAGGATCTTCACCTTCTGATGGACCCGGCCGATTTTCTGAGGCTGAAGAACCAGCTGCGGATCAAGACAGTGGACGATACGGAGTCGTTTTGCTTCAGATCGAAGGCGCTCGTGGAGGTGACGAAGCTCTGCAAGGAGCTGAGGCATAAGGTGCCGTACATACTGGGTGTTGAGGTGGACCCCAAGGGAGGGCCCAGGATTCAGGAGGCGGCGATGAGGCTGTACTCGGAGAAGAAAGCCGAGTCAGACTCGGAATCCGTCTCGGAGAAGATCCACTTGCTGCAGGCGCTTCAGGCGATTGAGTCGGCGTTGAAGCGATTCTACTACGCGTACAAGCAGGCGCTGGTGGTGTTGATGGGGAGCTTGGAGGCGAAGGGGAACCAAGTCGTGGTGAGTCCGGAGGCGTGTGACTCGCTGAGTCGGATATTTCTGGAGCCGACTTATTTTCCGAGCTTGGACGCGGCGAAGACGTTTTTGGGGGATAGTTTGAATCACGGGTTACACGGCGGAGACAGGCGGAAACAGTGA
- the LOC126614777 gene encoding uncharacterized protein LOC126614777 translates to LTTIENKKKVGSGASHGSSSSSSSSRSLDHFFSLKDSSSSSSLSPSGFFGSIFPPVPSMGVGKERRQDFGDQASMYESPSFSDNKGENKTSKASNMYQNEAADPCNLSSSIYYGGQENYSPRTGTTESHQHHTSKKDGSEDDANSASRGNWWQGSLYY, encoded by the coding sequence TTAACTACGATAGAGAACAAGAAGAAAGTGGGAAGTGGTGCAAGCCAtggctcttcttcttcttcgtcatcATCAAGGAGTCTGGATCATTTCTTTAGTCTCAAGGACTCGTCGTCATCTTCTTCATTATCCCCTTCCGGATTCTTTGGCTCCATTTTCCCACCCGTCCCCTCAATGGGAGTTGGGAAAGAGAGAAGGCAGGACTTTGGAGATCAAGCTAGTATGTACGAGAGTCCAAGTTTTTCTGATAATAAGGGAGAAAACAAAACCAGCAAAGCTTCCAATATGTATCAAAACGAAGCTGCAGATCCATGCAACCTGAGTTCATCTATCTATTATGGCGGCCAAGAAAATTATAGTCCAAGAACTGGGACCACTGAATCCCATCAGCATCATACATCTAAGAAAGATGGCAGTGAGGACGATGCAAATAGTGCTTCGAGAGGAAACTGGTGGCAAGGTTCACTTTATTACTAA
- the LOC126592124 gene encoding 60S acidic ribosomal protein P0, which yields MAPKPSKADKKIAYDSKLCSLLDEYGQVLIVAADNVGSKQLQNIRKGLRGDSVVLMGKNTMMKRSVRIHAEKTGNSAYLNLVPLLVGNVGLIFTKGDLKEVSEEVAKYKVGAPARVGLVAPIDVVVPPGNTGLDPSQTSFFQVLNIPTKINKGTVEIITPVELIKKGDKVGSSEAALLAKLGIRPFSYGLVVEMVYDNGSVFSPEVLDLTEDDLMVKFASGVSMVTSLALAVSYPTLAAAPHMFLNAYKNVLAVSIATEYSFPQAEKVKEFLKDPSKFAVAAAPVAAAASGGAPAAAKEEEKKPEPEEESDEEMGFSLFDD from the exons ATGGCCCCCAAACCCTCCAAGGCCGACAAGAAGATCGCCTACGATTCCAAGCTCTGCTCCCTCCTCGACGAGTATGGCCAGGTCCTCATCGTCGCCGCCGACAACGTCGGCTCCAAGCAGCTCCAGAACATCCGCAAGGGGCTGCGTGGCGACTCCGTCGTTCTGATGGGGAAGAACACAATGATGAAGCGCTCCGTCAGGATCCATGCGGAGAAGACCGGCAACAGTGCCTACCTCAACCTCGTCCCCCTCCTTGTG GGCAACGTCGGTCTGATTTTCACCAAGGGTGACCTGAAGGAAGTGAGCGAAGAGGTTGCCAAGTACAAG GTTGGAGCCCCTGCTCGTGTTGGTTTGGTTGCTCCAATTGATGTGGTGGTTCCTCCTGGCAACACTGGTCTTGACCCATCTCAGACCTCTTTCTTCCAG GTTCTCAACATCCCCACTAAGATTAACAAGGGAACTGTCGAAATCATTACCCCTGTTGAACTTATCAAGAAGGGAGACAAGGTTGGCTCTTCTGAGGCTGCCCTCCTTGCAAAGCTTGGAATCAGGCCATTCTCGTACGGTCTTGTTGTTGAGATGGTGTATGACAATGGTTCCGTCTTCAGCCCAGAGGTGCTTGATCTGACTGAGGATGATCTCATGGTGAAGTTTGCTTCTGGTGTTTCAATGGTCACTTCATTGGCGTTGGCTGTCTCATACCCCACCCTTGCAGCTGCACCACACATGTTCCTCAATGCCTACAAGAATGTTTTGGCAGTTTCTATTGCCACCGAATATTCCTTCCCACAAGCAGAGAAAGTCAAGGAGTTCCTCAAG GACCCGAGCAAGTTTGCCGTTGCTGCAGCccctgttgctgctgctgcttccgGAGGTGCTCCAGCAGCtgccaaggaggaagaaaagaagccTGAGCCGGAAGAGGAATCCGACGAGGAAATGGGTTTCAGTTTGTTTGATGATTAA